GAATAGTGATAGGCTTGTCAAAGCTGGGAAGTTCTGGGATATATTTTTGTACATTATCATCTAATGAAATTTTTCCTTCTTTTTCTAAAAGATAAATAGCAAAAGTCGTAAACTGTTTGGATACAGAAGCTACGTGAAAAACAGTTTGGGGAGTAATGGGAATATCATATTCCATATTAGCCAAACCATATCCTTTTTTGAATACAATTTTGCCATCCTTAACAACTGTAATAGCTACTCCTGCACTTTGAGAATTATATTGAGAAAATAAGCTATCTATCTGCTTATCTTGAGCAAAACAATGTGTGCTTACCAAAAAACAGAAGAGAAAGAAAAATTTGATTTTAAATTTCATTTTTGGTTATTGATTGTATGAAAAAAGTAGCCTCAACAGTAGAAGTGAGGCATTTTAAAGTTAGTTGGTAAGATATGTTGTTAATTCATTACAACCTATCAGCACTTTTGACCTTTTTTAGTATTTATCCTATTTTTCCTAAACTCTGCTATTTCCTTCCAAAATTCCTCTAGTAGTATTGAAATCTTAGATTTTATATTTCTTCGTATTGCGATTATGCCGTGAATAATGGGAAGCTATTTGAATCAGATTCTTTACTATTGGAAATGAAAAATGGTACTTCTTTTTATTTAAAGGATTATAAAAAATAAATACCTTTGTAGAAATATTTTTTGCTAAAACTCATAAAAATCAATCAAATATGAAGAAGGTAAGTTTGTTTTTTACTGTTCTGTCTTTCTTGGTCTTATTCATTATTTCAGCTTGCCAAAGCTCTAAAAAAGTAACAGATGGTGGCTCTGAGGCAGATAGTTATACTTCTCAAATAAAAGCCTTTCAAAAGGAAATGAATGAGAGCTACAAAAACCCTAAAGAATCTCCTTTAGAAGAAAAGGATAGAAAGAAATTTACATCTCTGCCTTTTTTCAAGATTGATGAAGATTATAAGGTAGAGGCTAATTTTGTCAGAACAACAGACGGAAAACCTTTTCAGATGCAAACTACAACAGATAGAAAACCTATTTATCAAAAATTTGGCGAAGTGAGTTTTACTTTACACGGAAAAAATCATACTCTCAATGTATATCAAAGTCAAGATTTAGCGCAGCAAGAGGAATACAAAGATTATCTGTTTCTGCCTTTTACTGACCTTAGCAACGGACAGGAATCTTATTATGGAGGACGTTATATCGATTTGAGAATTCCAAAAAGAGAGACAGCAGATGGGCAGGAGTTAGATAAAATAACGATTGATTTTAACAAAGCCTATAATCCCTATTGTGCTTACAATAAGAAATATTCTTGTCCTATTCCTCCACAAGAAAATCATTTGGATATAAAGGTTTTAGCTGGTGTGAGTTATGAAAAACACGAATAACTTATTTACCAAAATCTAAAACGCTATTAAAACGATAGGTTTTATGTGGTTGAACTGAAACGCCTAATGTTTTATATCTACCATCTAAACAGATTTTGCGATGTCCTAGACTGGGCACGCCCGAGTCAATCAGAAGTTGCATTACAATATTGAGTGCATCAAACTGTCCGTAGGAACAACATTCTCCAGAAAATTTTGCTACGCAATTTGAATTAGCTAGGCGTGCATGTCCGACGTATCCTTTTTTGCCAGACGAAATAGCGTGGCATTTTGCACTTTCAAATAAATCTTTTTGTGGATAAAGTACACCAACAGGCTGCATGTTTTTCATTGTTTTGTAAAGCGAACCTGTATAATAATCTGACAAATTCAAATTTTCGTGTGAGTTCCACTTTTTATATTTTACCAAAAAAGTCTCTGCAAAAAGAGGTGGATTTAGCCGAGCCAAATTGAGATAGTAATACACTAGCTTTTCATTTTCTGTCAGATAGTCTATGTTTTGGGCTGTGTGAGCAATATTGTATTTCGGATTTTTCCATGCTGGAACGGCTTCTAAAAATGCCTTTTCATGAGGTAAAATATCCATTACTGTATTGCTTTGGTTAAGAGCTTCTGTATAGTTACTGATGGTTTCGTCTCCACTTTCATTTTCTTTTATTTCCAACACTTTTCTGTCAAATTTTGTAAGGCGAGCCGAAGTTTGTCCTTTTTTTAAGGTGGGAAGAATAGAAATGCCAAAAAAAGTAGTCTTTTCAGAGAGTAGAATTTGCTTGGCTTGGTTATTCGATTGCGATTTTAGAATAGACATCAAGAGTCGCATTCCTGTATTTTCGTAATACATAGAAGATGATGTTCCACTCACTTGAAAATTAGGACAGCTTTCATCTTTATTATAACAACTTGCCAAAATACATTCTTCTCTCATTGGAGCAACAGCAGGAAGAGGACGCATTTTTTTGAGTTCTTTGGAAAGTTGTTGAATATCTTTGCCAAACATAACCACGTAGCCTAGTGAGTTTGCGCTATTCCAATCTGTGCATTTATCTAAAAAGGTCTCTGCAAAAAGTGAAGGATTCAGACGCATCAAATTTAAAAAATAATAAAATTTTTTTTCCTCCTCATTTAGGTAATTTGCATTTTGGGCTGTACTAGCTGCATTGTATTTTTGTTGTTTCCACTCTGGAATCCATTTTTGGAACTCATTGCATTGAGAATAGGAAAAATGAAGTACGCCAAGATATAAAGCTATAAATAAAAGTGTTTTTTTCATAATTGGAAGATTGAGAAGATGATATGTGTTTTTCTAAAATTCAATTTACTTGCCAAAAAGAAGTATGCAAACATTTGATGCACGAAAAGGAAAGCGACTACCCTATGAAATAGTAGCAGATATGCGTTTTTTTGGATTTTATATTGGTAATGATACTCTACTTATTCAAGACGATATTGATGTAGATATTGTTTATGAAAAATCAGAGCATTTGGGAATGCTTTACGCTTTAGAGTTATTTGGTAATTACAATGCAAACGGAACGAGTAGTAGAGGAAATAAGAAAAGTTTTATTTCTACAAAAGAGTATGTAAAATCTTTGTATCAAAAATCTAAAATCCCGTCAAATAAATTTCCATTTACAAAAAATGAATTACAAGAAAGTGAAAATTGGCGCAGTACAATAGCACGTTTTTTTATAGATTTTGGTTTTAGAACATTGGATACAGAACCCTTGAAAAATCTTGAAGAAGATTATGCAGAATGTTTTTTAGATTATGCAGGCAGTCCGTTAGAGGCTTTGACAGCACTTGTTTGCAATATCGTTCGGTTTGATAAAAACTATAATGTGATTAATGAAGAATGGATGCGCTACCGAGCTAGTCAGATGATACGTTATTATAATGATGATACTTACAAAGTCACCCCAAAGTTTAAAGTTTGGGAAACTTCTCTTTGGTGTTAATAGCACTTGATATTAAGTGAACTAACTCACATAGTAGAAGTCATCACATAAAAAAGCAACTCTAGCTTAATTTCTTCTTACTAGAGAAGAGTTTTAAGATAAAGTTGCTTTAAAATGTTAATGTTTAAAAAAAGTTGTAGAATACTTCTACTCGTTCGAACCAATATTTGTTGTTGCTACTACAACTTGTAAGCTATCTGCACTAAGGTGTACATTTACATAACCATTATAGTTTAATAGTTCGTCATAGCCTAGATTTACAGTAGCCGTACTTGTAGAGTTTTCAACAGGGCCAATATTAAATGCAACTGGGCCATTACTTTCTTTATCTCCATCATGAATGTGAGCAGGGTGTACACCTCCATCAGGTGCGCCAGTAAGGGCTATTTGTACAGTAGTTGTTGAAGAGGTAGCTTCAGTAAACGTAACTGTCCCCCCTACACCAGCAGCTACTGTTTCTAGTGTATATGTTTTTGTTTTTAATGGCTCTTCATCGTCATCATCATCTCCACAACTAACAGCCACAAATGCAAATAATACAAGCATCATACTCCATAAGGCAGTCTTCCAATAGTTTTTCATAATAATAAAAGGATTTAGTAAAAAATAAATTTGGCTATCTAAACAGTTTTTGTCAGTACATTGTTTTATTTATTTTATGTTTTTTTAATTTTTTTCTTGAAAATGTACAAATTTTAATGATAGAGTTTATTTATCAGAGTAGTAAAAAGGAGCTTAGATGTAGTATTTCATCAATACAAGATGAGCTTAAAATATTTGAAAAAGATAATATTTGTTTTTCACGATTCTAAAACAAACTAGGGTTTGTACACCACAGAATAGTATTGATACAAAAATAAAAAACCGTTAGAGTACTGGACATTAAGATAAAAATTTTTTGGTGTTGCTTTACTAAAACACGAAAGAACGGTACTTTTCCCTGTTCTGTGACTCACAGAACAGAAAATATCTATGAATGCCCAGTACTTTAAAAAACGGTTTTTCCTATCTATAAAGATTGTATTTTATTCAAAAACCTAAAATCTATATTCTGAATATATTATAAAGTCAGCCAACGCACTAAAGGCAGTAATTCATTTTCCCATTTCCAATCATAAGCACTCAAGTAAAGAGTTTCTCCATTGGGGTAAGAAAGTTCTATCTCATAAATATTTGAATTATCAAGCTCCATAATTGGTTTTTCGACATCTTCTACCAAGAGTGGTTCTTTATGAGAAGTTTCTTCATGATGCACATGAACTGTTTGAAACTCTACCTGTACGCTATTCCATTCTTTTTTGCGAAGCATTCTTTTGAGTTCCTTATTTTGATTGGGTAAATCCCAACCCAAGACATAATTTCCTTGCATTTCTATCCACTGACTACCTCTTGCTAAATACTTTTTTGTATTTCGATAAGAAATAAGACAAGAAACAGGATTTTGTAATCTATAATTTTGATAGAGAGAACGCAAACGCAAACGAGCAATAAATGGGTTTTCGACAGACCTAAAACCATGTTGATAGTTTCTAGTAACAATCTGTTTCCAATTTGCCCAAGCAATACGGCTTTTTGGAAAAGTGTGTTCGTGAACCGTACGACTTTGCATAGTGCTGCCAATAGCTCCGTGTGTTACCCAAATTGTTTTTCCGTGAAGTTCTCCCTCCCAAAACGCATTTCCCTTTACCATATAAAGAGTAGCAGAGTAGTGTTCATCTTCTCCCAAAGAATACATTCTAAATGTGCCATTACATTCATAATCCCATTCTTCTTCCGTTGCCAGCTCGTCCATCCAAAGAGAAACCTCCGACTGAATAGCATGAAAGCCTTTATTCCGAAGTTCGTTTTTCACATCCAAGGTAGTTGTAAAACCACGTTTTTTGAAATGCTCGTGTGCTGTAAGTTGTACATCTATCAAAGAGAGTGTTTTCATAGTAGATTATATTTAGAGTTGAGAAGTTTTGTTTTTTTCAACTTTGACAATGGTCTTGACCTTGTCAATAGTTAGTTATTTTAGGAAGATTAATAATGTATCTCTACCAAGTAGCGAATCGTACATTGATTTTCTTTGTAAATGATATATTCGTTGTTGAGAAGGTCAATACCACCTTTTGCAAAAAGTGAATCGGCTTCCGAACTTTGTTTTTTGAGATTTTCATAGGTCAGAGAAGCACACCAATCCTCATACTCTTTAATTTTGAGTTGTCTTCCTGTATGGACTTCATAAATGGCTAAAAATGCTTTTTTGTCATTGCCACTCGTCCAAAACGAGCCTGCTAGTGAGGTATAGTTTAATGATTTTCGGCATTTGTCGGCAAAATATAATCCGTAGCCAAACATTTTTCCAGTAATGAGTGCATTGGTAGGACGCAAAACTAAGCCTGTTTTTAAGATAGAAAGCCAGTTTTCATTTCGGCTACCATGCCAAAGTAAATCAGTTGTTCTGTATTTGCTTTTTCGCAGAGCATTTGTAAATATTTGTTCTTGGGCGATGTCTTTTACTGAATATGCGTTTACAAACTTGCCTACCTCTTCTTGCATCATTTTCTTAATACGTTTTATTTGGAGAGCATCTTCTGGTTTTTTTTCATCCAAAATATCGACTTCTATGCCGAGTGTATCCAAAAGTGTAGTATCTGTTTTCCTTGATAATGGTGTGCTTTTATAAGATTTTGCCTGTTGCTGTCTCAGTTCTACCTCCCCACGCATTACATCAAGTGTTTCTTGTTCGTATCTCAAAATTTGCCTTGCCTGCTGAATTATCTTTTTTGTAACAGTTTTTCCTGCTGAATATTCTAAAAGGTGGTTTTGTACAGTTTTCATTGCTCTAGGAATGATGCCATAGAGTTCTATTAGTAGTGCGTTAAAACTTGTCGTATCAAAGTTTTCTACATTTTTTTGAGTAATCTTATGAGATTTAAAATCTACTTTTTTAGCCAAACTGTCTAATACATTTTGAGCTTCCTCTACTTGTGCCATCGTAACTTCGGCAGCCGAAACTTCATAACTTTGGAATAAAGAACGTTGTGAGTAGCGTGTAAGATGACGAAAAAGTTCACGTACTTCTCCATTTTTGATAGCAGACCACGAAGCCAAAGAAGAATTTGCGTTTTTTTGAGATGATTTGTTTCCTAACTCGTCTAAGAAAAGGTGTGTTACATCTTTGTAGCCTTTCCGTACTTTTTCTCTGTATTTGCTTTCCCACTCGTACATAGAATATTCGTTTACGGCTGCACGCTGTCCCACTCTTCCATAAGAAACTGAAAATATTTCGTCAGAAACTTGGCGCATTTCATAATATTTGTTGTTATTGACAGCCGTTACCATTACGAGTTTGGCTACTCTAAGCGTTTTGAAACCATCTACTTTTACATTGGTAGAAATTAAATTTTGCATAATTGATAGATAAATTTGGTGTACAAGAAAATGATGTTTTTTTTAGCAATACTTTTAAAATCTCATCTTTAAAAGCTAATTTAAGAAATTAATGCTAATTATTATAGCAATTACTAATTATTTATACAACAAATTTAACAGAGTAGGTCGTAATGTATATGAGGACTAAAAAAAATGGCAAAATTATTTTGTGATTTTGAAAAAACTGTATTCCATTAAGTTTTGAAAACTATGAAAGTCAATCACATTTTTACTGTTTTTTTGTTGAGTACAATAATAGCTTTCGCTACAGCTTGTACTGAGCAAGACGAGCAACCTAAAACATCTGATACTCTGCTTTATCTTTGTAGTTATCAAAAAGAAGGCACAACTGATTCTTTAGAAAATCCTTGTGAGGGGAATACTTTTATCAAACATTTGTCTGGTGAAGGAGTAGTAAAGTATGATTCTGCATTGAATAGTTATGCTATTACAAATCACGTAGAAGGCACGATTGATTGTATTATTGTTACGCTTCTTTGTGGAGAAAATTATAGCTCATTGGTAGATAAAGAAATTGAATACTCCTGTGATTATTACGAATATGAAAGGCTTTATGAATTTCCTTTAGTTGGAACAGAAATTTTTGTAGCTAAAAACATAGATTATTCAGTCAAGTGAATTATGAGTATATAGAAGGGTGTACGACAAATTTCCCTTTTTGCAAAAGATTTAATATTTCGTTGCTCTGCAACTCTACTTTCTACACTTTGTTTTATTCTACCAACAGAACGTTGCTCTGCAACTTGTGTTGAAGGGTATAAACGCCAGCTATTTTTGCTAAAAGCTAATAAAAACGTATTTTTTGTAAAAAAAGAGCGTAGAAAAAGTTGCAGAGCAACATCATATTTGTAGAATGAATTATCATATATTTATTGGGGAGTTGCAGCGCAACGAAATGTAAAGGCTATTTTTTTGCTATAAAATCAAAAAGGGATTTTTGTCGTACACCCATATAGAGTAACTGTATTTTCCGTACCTTTGTTTTTATTTCATTTCTAAAAAGTAAAATCTGAAATTTATGATTCGTCCGATATACGTATATGGTCATGCTGTGCTTAGAAAAAAAGCAACTGATATAAAACAAGATGGTTCTATTGATGTAAAAGAACTGGCAAAAGATATGTTCGAAACAATGTATTCGGCTAGTGGTGTAGGTTTGGCAGGACCTCAAATCGGTCTAGCAAAACGTATTTTTGTCGTTGATGGTGGTGCAATGGATGAAGAATTAGCAGGTTTTAAGAAGGTGTTTATCAATGCTGAAATTTTGGAAGAAGAAGGCGAAGAGTGGGTATTCGAAGAAGGCTGTTTGAGTATTCCACAGATTAGAGGAGATGTTTCTCGTAAGCCAAATATTAGAATAAAATATTTTGATGAAAACTGGGAGCAGCACGAAGATACTTTTGATGGCATCGCAGCTAGAATCATTCAACACGAATACGACCACATAGAAGGTATTTTGTTTACAGATTATCTTTCTCCACTTCGCAAACGCCTTTTGAAAGGGAAATTAGATAAAATCAGTAAAGGAAAAATAGGTGCAGATTATAGAACAACGTTGCCTAAGAAATAAATGTTACCAATCCTCGTTGACGGTTCTGACCTCAACGACGGTTATTTAAACGTAATAAAAACGGTTTTTCTTTTTGTGAGAAGAACCGTTTTTATTTGTGATTATAAAAAAATTACTGTCTCTCAAACGCTCCAATATCAGGGTTTGAATCTCTTGGGTTGTCTTCTAAGTCTATTTCTAGCCCAATGTCAAGACCTGCATCTATAGCTGGACTAAGCGAATCTAGCTGATATTTTCCATTAAACGCATCTACAAACATTGGGGCTTGATTCAAAATATTTGGTAAAGAGTTATCTAAAAGTGTCGTTTTCAAAAGATTAGCATTCCAAAAAGTTTGAAAACCTGCCTCTGGACTAGCAAATAAAGTAAGTTCTTCGTCTATACTTCCCCAAATAATGTTATTGATAAAATAAGCATTCAAATCTTCTCTGATAACTTGCTCATTTCCCAAAGTATCTATGAATGCCAGCACGTTAGAAAGCTCAAAAGAAGGTTCTTCTCTGAAAAAATTGAAACCAAAATTTGAAAAAGTATTATTATAAAAATAATAATTTCCTCCTGCACCTGCTGAAAAAGTACGATTTAGGCAGTTATGAATAAGCGTGTTTTGAATAACAACATCAGAATTTAGACAAAAGACACCTGCATCAGCCATATTTCTAATTTCTGTATTCTGAATAATCAAATCTGGAATTGTGTCGCTGTCTGGCGTTCCGAAGCGTATTCCTACTGTCGCATTTTCGATAGTTGTATATGAAATTTTGTTGTTTCTACTATTCTCACCAAAAAAAACTCCAAACCACTGTCCTAGTGCATTTTTAAAACTTTCATCATTCCTAAAACTTCCTAGCGTTACTCTTTCTGTTGCTGTACCGTTTGTCTCTAACGAACCTGCCACCAAAAGAGCTGCATTGGTCAGAAAAGATACTCTCACACCTGCCTCAATCGTAAGTTTACAATTTTCATCTACCAAAACATTTCCCTTTATGATATATGGCTTTTTACCACTCCAAATTGTCTGACAGTCTAAAACAGAGTCTTCTAATAAAATTCCATCTTGTAGCCACACCACAATAGGCAATCGCTCTGTATTACCATTACTTTCCATCACTAAAAAATCTTCTAGTTTTGTAATTTCATCTGAATCCAGTTTTGGAGGTAAAATATCTAAAAAAACACGCAGACTATCATTTCCTCTCAAAAAAATATCATTGGCTTCTTGCTGCTTTGTTCCATTAATAGTCAGACGAAAAGGCGAATTTTCTCCTGTCTGAAGATATAAGCGTGAAATATTTATTGCTTCATCATTAAAATTCTTTACGCTTATACGCCTTACAGGCGACTCAAAACCAGTAAAAAGTGTATCAAAAAAAACTGTATCAGGCGAAAAACTAATTCTGTTGCTCTTGTCTGTACTAATCATTTCGTCTTGTGGCTCACAAGCAAAAAGCAAAAAAGTAGCAAAAAGTGTAATATAAGCCACCCAGTATTTTTGATTAAAAACTTTAAAGTTCTGATTCATTTTCTGAAAGTAATTTTGATGTATAGCGAGTAAAGGTACGAAATATAAAGACGATATTTTTGAGAATAAAGGACATAAAAAAATCCCAATACAGCTTTAAAAATTGTATTGGGATTTTGTTTTTGAGCCTTCTAACGGGATCGAACCGTTGACCTATTGATTACAAATCAATTGCTCTACCAGCTGAGCTAAGAAGGCTTTTAAGTTTTAAAGAGAAGTTTTTCTGTTGTGCTTTCCTTTAATGTGATGCAAAGGTAACACGACTTTTTTAATCCTGCAAGTAAAAATAAATATTTTTTTAACCTTTTGTTGCTTTTCAAAATCAAGTAGTTGATTATCAAACAGTTTTGTTGAAAAAATAATTCAAAAAAAATATTTGTTAGTTTTGTTCGAATTATAAACCTACTAAACTATGGATATTTTAAAAGGAATAAAAGTTATTGAACTAGCAAGCGTTTTGGCAGGACCTTCTGTGGGACAATTTTTTGCAGAATGTGGAGCAGAGGTAATCAAAATAGAAAATCCACTGACTGGGGGTGATGTTACTCGCTCGTGGAAACTACCTACTGAAGATACAGAAAATAGTGTTTCAGCGTATTTTTCGGCGATAAATTGGGGTAAGAAGTCTATTGCTCTTAATATTTATGATAAGGAAGACAAGAATAAGCTCTACAAGGAAATTGAAACGGCAGATATTGTATTGGCAAGTTATAAAAAAGGAGATGCAGAAAAATTAGAGGTAGATTATCAAACACTTAAAAAATTAAACTCTAAACTTATCTATGGACATATTACAGGATATGGGACAGATAGCTATAAAGTAGGCTATGATGCGCTCATACAAGCTGAAACAGGATTTGTATTTATGAACGGAGAAAAACCAAATGAAAATGATACAAGAATAGAAGGAACAAAAATGCCAGTAGCTCTGATAGATATTTTGGCTGCTCACCAACTCAAGGAAGGCTTGTTAGTTGCTCTTTTAAAACGAGAAAAGGAAGGCAATAATTTTGAAGGAAGTTATGTAACAGTTTCTCTATACGAATCTGCTCTTGCCTCACTTGCCAACCAAGCTACTAACTGGCTCAATGCAGGACATTCTCCTCAAAAAATGGGTAGCGAACATCCTAATATTTTTCCGTACGGAACAATTTTTCAAACCCAAACAGATAGCTTGATGCTTGTTGTGGGGAGTGATAAACAATTTTCTGTTTTGTGTGATGTGTTACAGATTGAAAAAGTGGCAAAAGATGAGCGTTTCAAAACAAATGTAAACAGAGTGAAAAACAGAGAAATATTGCGTCCTATTTTAGCTGATGCTTTTCTACAAACAGAAAGTAAAGAAGTTTTGAAATTATTAGAAGAAAATAATGTTCCTGCTGGCAGTGTCAATGATATTCCAAAGGCTTTTGAAAACAAGAAGGCACAAGAACTTATTCTTCAAGATGAAAATAAAAAAATTGCAGGAGTGAAAAATTTTGTAGCTCGCTTTGACAACCAACCACATAATCTGAATCTAGATGCACCTCCTTTATTTGAGAAAAAATTGAAATAATGAGAGGTTATGATTATATTTTATTAGTTTTTATCATTGACTGTGCCAAAAAATCACATAATGTATATTTTTCTTGAAATAGAGTATCTTTTGGCAATAGTTTTTTGTAGCTTGCAACAATTTCTAGTTGGCTTCTAAATCTGTGATTTTAGACCATTATTCAACAAAATATTTCCTTTCTGTTCGTTATATGAATTTTGCTCTGCCCCAAAAAGGCTATAAAACAATATTGTTGTTCTTGACGATACTATCGTGGGTACTTCTTACTGCCTATGGTATGATAGAGCAATATTTATTAATACACGGACACCAAGTCTTTCAGCAAAACTTACCTATTTGGATAAAAGGATTACTCTTTAATGCTTTTCTTCTGTGTACATTTTTTACCATTCGCAGAATTGATGTGCAGAAAGATGATAATGAGGATTTTTATGGCTTCTTATGGAAGGCATTTGGTTCAAGTATTATATCCGTATCATTTTCTTTGATGCTCATTATTTTTATAAGTGTTGCATCAAGTTATTTGTTAGAGCATACCTTGCTTTACAATTTCATCTACCACGTAGATTTTGGACTTTTTGTAGGTTTTTTACTTACTGCTTACCATAAATGGAAACATCTCATAACCTATCAAGCCAATAAATTTATGCGTACGTTGATGAAAACGTATGAATACACCCTGTTTTTTACGCTGTTTTTTCATTTTTTTGGCTTTGAATTTTTTGACCCCTATTCACAAATTATTCTTCTATTTTTGATATTAATGACATTTGTTTTGTCTGTTAATATTCGTTGGATTGCTCATCTAAACTTCAATCATAAAATTCGTTCTATCGGACTTTTATTGATTATTTTGGCAGTGCAAGTATATTTCTTATTTGATTTTTTGCATTATTACGACCTTTCCAAAGGAAAAATACCTGCCCAAACTGTTGAAAATTTAGTGTTTGAACTTCAAAACTCAAAGTTTTTTATTGCGACTTTCATTTTTACAGGAACGTATTCCATAACAAGTGCATTGCTTTTGCTTTTCAACTTACCTACTTCTTCCGTCTTTGAGAAAAAAATAGGCGAGCTGGCTAGTTTTCAAAAACTCTCTGAATCTCTTTTGAGTGGAGATAATGAAAAAGAAGTATATAAAGTTCTTTTAGAAAGTGCTATTCAAACTCTACACGCAGATGCTGCTTGGCTAGAGATTTGGAACACACAGCGAGATTTTATTACAAAAGATATTTCAAGAGATAAAGCCATAGAACTTAAAAAGGTTATCTATGAAAAGGGCTTGGACAGAAGCAAGCCAAGAAAATATTCAGCGATGCAGCTTTTTGAAAAAGAGTATGAAGAGCAAACTTATCAATCTGTCCTTTCTTTACCTCTGATAGCCAACAAAAGTTATTTAGGTTCATTGGTGCTATTAAAAGAAGTTGATAATGCCTTTGATAATGTGGTTATGACCACACTTACCTCTTTTGTAACACAAGCTAGTTTGGCAATTTATAATTTTAGACTCATCACAACAGCTGTAGAGACACAGCGTTACCAAAATGAGCTTAAAATTGCTCACAGAGTGCAGGAAAGCCTTTTGCCAAATATCATTGATGTAGGGAACCAGTTCGAAATCTGTGTAAAGGCTGGTTCTGCCGATGAAGTAGGTGGTGATTATTACGATTATTTTCAAGTTGCGCC
The sequence above is a segment of the Bernardetia sp. genome. Coding sequences within it:
- a CDS encoding CAP domain-containing protein, with product MKKTLLFIALYLGVLHFSYSQCNEFQKWIPEWKQQKYNAASTAQNANYLNEEEKKFYYFLNLMRLNPSLFAETFLDKCTDWNSANSLGYVVMFGKDIQQLSKELKKMRPLPAVAPMREECILASCYNKDESCPNFQVSGTSSSMYYENTGMRLLMSILKSQSNNQAKQILLSEKTTFFGISILPTLKKGQTSARLTKFDRKVLEIKENESGDETISNYTEALNQSNTVMDILPHEKAFLEAVPAWKNPKYNIAHTAQNIDYLTENEKLVYYYLNLARLNPPLFAETFLVKYKKWNSHENLNLSDYYTGSLYKTMKNMQPVGVLYPQKDLFESAKCHAISSGKKGYVGHARLANSNCVAKFSGECCSYGQFDALNIVMQLLIDSGVPSLGHRKICLDGRYKTLGVSVQPHKTYRFNSVLDFGK
- the def gene encoding peptide deformylase: MIRPIYVYGHAVLRKKATDIKQDGSIDVKELAKDMFETMYSASGVGLAGPQIGLAKRIFVVDGGAMDEELAGFKKVFINAEILEEEGEEWVFEEGCLSIPQIRGDVSRKPNIRIKYFDENWEQHEDTFDGIAARIIQHEYDHIEGILFTDYLSPLRKRLLKGKLDKISKGKIGADYRTTLPKK
- a CDS encoding DUF1684 domain-containing protein, giving the protein MKKVSLFFTVLSFLVLFIISACQSSKKVTDGGSEADSYTSQIKAFQKEMNESYKNPKESPLEEKDRKKFTSLPFFKIDEDYKVEANFVRTTDGKPFQMQTTTDRKPIYQKFGEVSFTLHGKNHTLNVYQSQDLAQQEEYKDYLFLPFTDLSNGQESYYGGRYIDLRIPKRETADGQELDKITIDFNKAYNPYCAYNKKYSCPIPPQENHLDIKVLAGVSYEKHE
- a CDS encoding CHRD domain-containing protein, giving the protein MKNYWKTALWSMMLVLFAFVAVSCGDDDDDEEPLKTKTYTLETVAAGVGGTVTFTEATSSTTTVQIALTGAPDGGVHPAHIHDGDKESNGPVAFNIGPVENSTSTATVNLGYDELLNYNGYVNVHLSADSLQVVVATTNIGSNE
- a CDS encoding choice-of-anchor Q domain-containing protein: MNQNFKVFNQKYWVAYITLFATFLLFACEPQDEMISTDKSNRISFSPDTVFFDTLFTGFESPVRRISVKNFNDEAINISRLYLQTGENSPFRLTINGTKQQEANDIFLRGNDSLRVFLDILPPKLDSDEITKLEDFLVMESNGNTERLPIVVWLQDGILLEDSVLDCQTIWSGKKPYIIKGNVLVDENCKLTIEAGVRVSFLTNAALLVAGSLETNGTATERVTLGSFRNDESFKNALGQWFGVFFGENSRNNKISYTTIENATVGIRFGTPDSDTIPDLIIQNTEIRNMADAGVFCLNSDVVIQNTLIHNCLNRTFSAGAGGNYYFYNNTFSNFGFNFFREEPSFELSNVLAFIDTLGNEQVIREDLNAYFINNIIWGSIDEELTLFASPEAGFQTFWNANLLKTTLLDNSLPNILNQAPMFVDAFNGKYQLDSLSPAIDAGLDIGLEIDLEDNPRDSNPDIGAFERQ
- a CDS encoding ADP-ribose polymerase; the protein is MQNLISTNVKVDGFKTLRVAKLVMVTAVNNNKYYEMRQVSDEIFSVSYGRVGQRAAVNEYSMYEWESKYREKVRKGYKDVTHLFLDELGNKSSQKNANSSLASWSAIKNGEVRELFRHLTRYSQRSLFQSYEVSAAEVTMAQVEEAQNVLDSLAKKVDFKSHKITQKNVENFDTTSFNALLIELYGIIPRAMKTVQNHLLEYSAGKTVTKKIIQQARQILRYEQETLDVMRGEVELRQQQAKSYKSTPLSRKTDTTLLDTLGIEVDILDEKKPEDALQIKRIKKMMQEEVGKFVNAYSVKDIAQEQIFTNALRKSKYRTTDLLWHGSRNENWLSILKTGLVLRPTNALITGKMFGYGLYFADKCRKSLNYTSLAGSFWTSGNDKKAFLAIYEVHTGRQLKIKEYEDWCASLTYENLKKQSSEADSLFAKGGIDLLNNEYIIYKENQCTIRYLVEIHY
- a CDS encoding CaiB/BaiF CoA transferase family protein, whose product is MDILKGIKVIELASVLAGPSVGQFFAECGAEVIKIENPLTGGDVTRSWKLPTEDTENSVSAYFSAINWGKKSIALNIYDKEDKNKLYKEIETADIVLASYKKGDAEKLEVDYQTLKKLNSKLIYGHITGYGTDSYKVGYDALIQAETGFVFMNGEKPNENDTRIEGTKMPVALIDILAAHQLKEGLLVALLKREKEGNNFEGSYVTVSLYESALASLANQATNWLNAGHSPQKMGSEHPNIFPYGTIFQTQTDSLMLVVGSDKQFSVLCDVLQIEKVAKDERFKTNVNRVKNREILRPILADAFLQTESKEVLKLLEENNVPAGSVNDIPKAFENKKAQELILQDENKKIAGVKNFVARFDNQPHNLNLDAPPLFEKKLK